In a single window of the Funiculus sociatus GB2-C1 genome:
- a CDS encoding PAS domain S-box protein has translation MASQQARFGAFQDFTGHQGDKETLRLYDRAMAATSCGITISDAIQPHNPIIYCNPAFERITGYSAAEVLGRNCRFLQGPDTDPAAVEQIRQALRTGEGCVVVLKNYRKDGTPFWNELTISPVCDDEGRITQFIGVQTDITERKQAQERERENEARLRLTLNAAKMGVWEWDLRTEEVSGSPEVESLFGIASGSRAKTYEDYLKCVHPDDCYRVALEMARVVKEGGNLNSEYRIITPENTVRWVVSMGSVWRDERGEGVRLMGTVMDITERKLAEEASRQQFLRERLVGAIAKRIRASLNLEEVLNTTVEEVRTLLETDRVLIYRLEPDGDGVVAVESVGEDWMPILGTNIKDPCFAKNCVSPYQQGRVRAIDDIYTAGIQQCHVDLLAKFQVKANLVVPILQGEHLWGLLIAHHCSESRKWQESEVMLLKQLSVQLAIAIGQSTLFQQLSTELVERKAAEAALRQSEAQLKEQATQLKQTLHELKQTQAQLIQSEKMSSLGQLVAGVAHEINNPVSFIYGNLAPASQYAKDLLNLLKLYQKYLPKPPEEIQEEADAIELDFLIEDLPKLLASMKMGADRIRDLVLSLRNFSRHDQAQKKPVDIHEGIDNTILILQHRLKEECSRPPIQIIKEYGDLPEVDCYAGQLNQVFMNLISNAIDALEEYNSKRSPEEINRDRSKITISTSLKNEQGSIKNDFDFINPSLVNLAPSSVIIRISDNGPGIPEAIQQRIFDPFFTTKPVGQGTGLGLSISYQVVVERHGGQLKCVSTPGKGTEFIVEIPLQKVEQESVLGAYCCLTSVSATPQRVAS, from the coding sequence ATGGCAAGCCAGCAAGCAAGGTTTGGGGCGTTTCAAGACTTCACAGGACATCAAGGAGACAAAGAGACACTGAGACTTTATGACCGAGCGATGGCAGCAACCAGTTGCGGGATTACGATCAGCGATGCGATCCAACCGCATAATCCGATAATCTATTGCAATCCTGCTTTTGAGCGAATAACAGGCTATTCAGCCGCCGAAGTGCTGGGACGCAACTGCCGATTTTTGCAAGGGCCAGATACTGATCCAGCCGCTGTTGAGCAAATTCGCCAAGCTTTGCGGACAGGGGAAGGATGCGTGGTAGTTCTGAAGAATTATCGGAAGGATGGAACGCCTTTCTGGAATGAACTGACCATTTCTCCGGTGTGCGACGATGAAGGGCGCATAACTCAATTTATTGGGGTTCAGACGGATATTACAGAGCGGAAGCAGGCTCAAGAGCGAGAGCGAGAAAACGAGGCGAGACTACGACTGACTCTGAATGCGGCAAAAATGGGCGTTTGGGAATGGGATCTGCGGACTGAGGAGGTAAGCGGCTCTCCAGAAGTGGAATCTCTTTTTGGGATTGCTTCCGGTTCCCGTGCTAAAACCTATGAGGATTATCTCAAGTGCGTTCATCCTGATGATTGCTACCGCGTAGCGTTGGAAATGGCTCGCGTCGTCAAGGAGGGAGGAAACTTAAATTCGGAATATCGCATCATCACCCCTGAAAACACGGTGCGCTGGGTTGTGAGTATGGGTTCCGTGTGGCGCGATGAGAGGGGTGAGGGGGTGCGACTGATGGGAACGGTGATGGATATCACCGAGCGCAAACTTGCCGAGGAAGCGTCGCGACAGCAATTTTTGCGAGAAAGATTGGTAGGAGCGATCGCTAAACGCATCCGCGCTTCTCTGAATCTAGAAGAAGTCCTCAACACTACTGTCGAGGAAGTGCGAACTTTGCTAGAGACAGACAGAGTGCTAATTTACCGTCTGGAGCCTGATGGGGACGGGGTTGTAGCGGTGGAATCTGTCGGTGAGGATTGGATGCCAATTTTGGGAACCAACATCAAAGATCCCTGCTTTGCAAAAAACTGCGTTTCACCATACCAACAAGGCCGAGTTCGCGCAATTGACGATATTTACACAGCTGGTATTCAGCAATGTCACGTTGATTTACTGGCGAAGTTTCAGGTGAAAGCAAATTTGGTGGTTCCGATTTTGCAAGGGGAACACTTGTGGGGATTGCTGATTGCTCATCATTGCAGCGAATCTCGGAAATGGCAAGAATCGGAAGTGATGTTGCTAAAACAGTTGAGCGTGCAACTAGCGATCGCTATTGGACAATCAACCCTATTTCAACAGTTGTCAACCGAACTGGTCGAACGCAAAGCTGCTGAAGCTGCATTGCGCCAATCAGAAGCCCAGCTAAAAGAACAAGCAACCCAGCTAAAACAAACTTTGCATGAGCTGAAACAAACTCAAGCTCAACTAATTCAGAGCGAAAAAATGTCCAGTTTAGGGCAATTAGTCGCTGGTGTCGCCCATGAAATTAATAATCCAGTTTCATTCATTTATGGAAATTTGGCACCTGCCAGCCAATACGCCAAAGATTTATTGAATCTATTGAAACTCTATCAAAAATACCTGCCAAAACCACCAGAAGAAATTCAAGAAGAAGCTGATGCTATTGAATTGGACTTCCTAATTGAAGATTTACCAAAACTATTAGCTTCTATGAAAATGGGAGCAGACCGCATCCGCGATTTGGTACTGAGTTTAAGAAACTTCTCCCGCCACGATCAAGCCCAGAAAAAACCAGTTGATATTCACGAAGGCATAGACAATACCATATTGATTTTGCAGCATCGTTTAAAAGAAGAATGCTCCCGTCCCCCCATTCAAATTATTAAAGAATACGGCGACTTGCCAGAGGTGGATTGCTACGCAGGGCAACTCAACCAGGTATTTATGAATCTAATCAGTAATGCGATTGATGCCCTGGAAGAATATAATTCTAAGCGATCGCCTGAAGAAATAAATCGCGATCGCAGCAAGATTACCATCAGCACATCCTTGAAGAATGAACAAGGAAGTATAAAAAATGACTTTGATTTCATTAATCCTTCGCTTGTAAATCTGGCTCCTTCCTCTGTTATCATCCGGATTTCCGACAATGGCCCCGGCATTCCAGAAGCAATTCAGCAACGAATCTTTGACCCCTTCTTTACCACTAAACCCGTAGGACAAGGCACCGGTTTAGGCTTGTCTATTAGCTATCAGGTTGTAGTTGAACGCCACGGCGGACAACTAAAGTGTGTATCAACACCCGGCAAAGGAACAGAATTTATTGTAGAAATTCCGCTACAAAAAGTTGAACAGGAATCGGTACTAGGGGCATACTGCTGCCTAACATCCGTATCAGCAACACCCCAGCGGGTAGCGTCTTAA
- a CDS encoding glycosyltransferase family protein — protein MQTRYTYNIERIDHQPHAQHLWFYNSQRFTLNVTRADMIRAGYSPSVRLFEAAACGTPIISDRFFGLDTIFDFGTEILIADRSDDILRYLQEIPENERIAIGDRARTRVLSQHTAAHRAVQLEGYILQLATFLT, from the coding sequence ATTCAAACTAGATATACTTATAATATTGAGCGCATCGACCATCAGCCGCATGCTCAACACCTTTGGTTTTATAATTCGCAGCGGTTCACGCTGAATGTTACTAGAGCTGATATGATTCGGGCTGGTTATTCTCCCAGTGTGCGGCTATTTGAGGCGGCGGCGTGTGGAACTCCGATTATTAGCGATCGCTTCTTCGGACTCGACACAATCTTTGACTTTGGCACAGAAATTCTGATTGCAGATCGAAGTGATGATATTTTGCGATATCTCCAAGAAATACCGGAAAATGAAAGAATTGCTATAGGCGATCGCGCTCGTACCCGTGTTTTATCACAACATACTGCCGCGCACCGCGCTGTCCAGCTGGAAGGATACATTTTGCAGCTGGCAACATTCTTAACTTAA
- the lpxB gene encoding lipid-A-disaccharide synthase has protein sequence MRIFISTGEVSGDLQGALLIEGLYRQAAAAGIKLDIVALGGDRMAATGATMLANTSGIGSMGLLESLPFVLPTLQVQRRAKQYLQASPPDLVVLIDYMGSNLSFGSYIKRRLPSVPVVYYISPQVWVWSPFPQDTKRIIEISDRLLAIFPGEATYFQKRGASVALVGHPLVDRMATAPSREEARQALGIGSEQTAIALIPASRPQELKYLMPVIFEAAKAIQDKLPQVHFWIPLSLEAYRQKIEAAIQKYDLNATLVSEKTQQVLAAADLAITKSGTVNLELALLNVPQVVIYRLSALTYLIARLFKFSIPFMSPPNLVLMRSIVPELLQEQATSENIVDVALEILFNSERREQILADYQEMRLSLGEVGVCDRAAKEILQLL, from the coding sequence ATGCGTATATTTATTAGCACTGGCGAAGTTTCTGGGGATTTGCAGGGGGCGCTGCTGATTGAAGGACTTTATCGGCAAGCTGCTGCTGCTGGTATAAAGTTAGACATTGTTGCCTTGGGAGGCGATCGCATGGCGGCTACTGGTGCCACCATGCTGGCAAATACCAGCGGCATTGGTTCAATGGGGCTTTTGGAATCTCTGCCTTTTGTCTTGCCTACTTTACAAGTCCAGCGTCGCGCGAAACAATATCTGCAAGCTAGTCCGCCGGATTTGGTAGTGTTAATTGACTACATGGGGTCAAATTTGAGCTTTGGTAGCTATATCAAACGTCGGTTGCCATCGGTGCCAGTGGTGTATTATATTTCGCCGCAGGTCTGGGTTTGGTCGCCTTTTCCCCAGGATACGAAGCGAATTATCGAAATAAGCGATCGCTTACTGGCAATTTTTCCGGGGGAAGCTACTTATTTCCAAAAAAGAGGTGCATCTGTAGCTTTAGTAGGGCATCCTCTGGTAGATAGAATGGCTACCGCACCTAGTAGAGAAGAGGCGCGACAAGCTTTGGGAATTGGGTCAGAACAGACAGCGATCGCGTTAATTCCTGCCTCGCGTCCTCAAGAATTAAAATACTTGATGCCAGTAATTTTTGAGGCTGCTAAAGCTATTCAGGACAAGTTACCGCAAGTTCATTTCTGGATTCCTTTGTCGCTGGAAGCTTATCGGCAAAAAATAGAAGCGGCGATTCAGAAATATGATTTAAACGCCACTCTAGTATCAGAAAAGACGCAGCAAGTGCTGGCTGCTGCTGACTTGGCAATTACTAAATCTGGGACTGTAAATTTAGAACTTGCGCTATTAAATGTTCCGCAGGTAGTTATTTATCGCCTCAGCGCATTAACTTACTTGATTGCCCGCCTGTTTAAATTTTCTATTCCCTTTATGTCGCCGCCCAATTTGGTGCTGATGCGGTCAATTGTACCGGAGTTACTGCAAGAACAAGCTACGTCAGAAAATATTGTGGATGTTGCTTTAGAAATACTTTTCAATTCCGAACGCCGAGAGCAAATTTTGGCAGACTATCAAGAGATGCGTCTTTCTTTAGGGGAAGTTGGAGTATGCGATCGCGCCGCTAAAGAAATTCTCCAGTTACTTTAA
- the lpxA gene encoding acyl-ACP--UDP-N-acetylglucosamine O-acyltransferase, translated as MKTLIHPTAVIHPDAQLHPSVQVGAYAVIGEQVKVGSDTVIGAHVVLDGLTEIGSQNKIFPGAAIGLEPQDLKYQGAASWVKIGDRNTIREYVTINRATGAGEATVIGNGNLLMAYVHVAHNCVIEDSVIISNALAMAGHVHIESRAVIGGAVGIHQFVRVGRMAMLGGMSRIDRDVPPYMLVEGSPSRVRSLNLVGIKRAGLSMTELGYLKKAFRILYRSGLPLTEALEQLDLLPDNEHLQHLRSFLQLSQSEGRRGPIPGKG; from the coding sequence ATGAAAACACTAATTCATCCCACTGCTGTAATTCACCCTGATGCCCAACTACACCCTAGTGTCCAAGTTGGTGCTTATGCGGTAATTGGGGAGCAAGTAAAGGTAGGCTCTGACACCGTAATTGGCGCTCATGTGGTGTTAGATGGGCTAACAGAAATTGGCTCCCAAAATAAAATTTTTCCTGGGGCGGCAATTGGCTTAGAACCCCAAGACCTCAAGTATCAAGGTGCAGCCAGTTGGGTAAAAATTGGCGACAGAAACACTATTCGGGAGTATGTCACAATTAATCGGGCAACTGGCGCAGGTGAAGCCACAGTAATTGGCAATGGCAATTTGTTAATGGCTTATGTCCACGTGGCTCATAATTGCGTAATTGAAGATAGCGTCATAATTTCCAATGCTTTAGCAATGGCTGGACACGTCCATATTGAGTCGCGGGCGGTGATTGGTGGTGCTGTAGGTATTCATCAATTTGTTCGCGTCGGACGAATGGCAATGCTTGGTGGGATGAGTCGCATTGACCGGGATGTACCACCTTATATGTTGGTAGAAGGAAGCCCGTCACGAGTGCGAAGTCTCAATTTGGTTGGCATTAAACGCGCAGGTTTAAGCATGACTGAGTTGGGATACTTAAAGAAAGCTTTCCGGATTCTCTACCGTTCAGGATTACCCCTAACTGAAGCTTTAGAACAGCTGGATTTACTCCCAGATAACGAACATTTACAGCACCTGCGTAGCTTTTTGCAACTTTCTCAATCTGAAGGACGGCGAGGGCCAATTCCTGGAAAAGGTTAA
- the fabZ gene encoding 3-hydroxyacyl-ACP dehydratase FabZ: MSTLIDANTADTSATAATENKEDAEKVENSDRVSAHQTVFTLEEIHKLLPHRYPFALVDRIIDYVPGKKAVGIKNVSFNEPHFQGHFPGRPIMPGVLIVEAMAQVGGIVLTQLPDIESGLFMFAGIDKVRFRRPVVPGDQLVMTAELLCVKRRRFGKMQARAEVNGQLVTEGELMFSLVD; this comes from the coding sequence ATGTCCACACTGATTGATGCCAATACCGCTGATACATCTGCTACGGCGGCGACCGAGAATAAAGAAGATGCTGAGAAAGTAGAAAATAGCGATCGCGTCTCGGCTCATCAAACCGTCTTCACACTCGAAGAAATTCACAAACTGCTGCCTCATCGGTATCCCTTTGCCTTAGTGGATCGGATTATCGACTACGTACCTGGAAAAAAGGCTGTAGGCATAAAAAACGTCAGCTTCAACGAACCCCATTTTCAAGGACATTTTCCAGGCCGCCCTATTATGCCGGGAGTGCTAATTGTGGAAGCAATGGCGCAAGTAGGCGGTATAGTATTAACCCAACTACCAGATATTGAAAGCGGCTTATTTATGTTCGCAGGAATTGATAAAGTCCGCTTCCGTCGTCCTGTAGTACCGGGCGACCAGCTAGTGATGACAGCGGAACTGCTGTGTGTCAAGCGTCGTCGTTTTGGAAAGATGCAAGCTCGTGCCGAAGTTAACGGTCAATTAGTTACCGAAGGCGAGCTAATGTTTTCCCTTGTGGACTAA
- the lpxC gene encoding UDP-3-O-acyl-N-acetylglucosamine deacetylase, whose product MTTDKQQTLGASFELSGIGLHSGVVTHVRVLPAEAGEGRYFVRVDLPDSPQIPARVKAVVSTTLSTELGEGSARVRTVEHLLCALAGSGVDNARIEIDGPEVPLLDGSALEWVKAISQVGVVPFGSSPDSSFILQEPVWVYDGDAFVAALPAPLTRFSYGIDFDLAAIGNQWHSWCPAQESFAQAIAPARTFGLAHQIEQLQTAGLIKGGSLDNALVCGSQGWINPPLRFSNEPARHKLLDLVGDLSLLGDFPVAHILAYKASHNLHIQLAQQLAQKMNVKG is encoded by the coding sequence ATGACAACGGACAAGCAACAAACTCTAGGGGCATCTTTTGAACTGTCTGGTATCGGTCTACACAGCGGTGTCGTGACTCATGTCCGGGTGCTACCAGCAGAGGCGGGAGAGGGGCGCTACTTTGTACGGGTGGATCTCCCAGATTCCCCGCAAATTCCCGCACGGGTGAAGGCGGTAGTCTCTACCACTCTGTCAACAGAACTGGGTGAGGGTTCAGCCCGTGTCCGGACAGTGGAACACCTGCTGTGTGCTTTAGCGGGTAGCGGTGTTGATAATGCTCGAATTGAGATTGATGGCCCGGAAGTACCGCTGTTGGATGGATCGGCGCTGGAGTGGGTGAAAGCGATTAGCCAAGTGGGAGTTGTTCCATTTGGATCAAGTCCAGATTCCTCCTTTATCCTTCAAGAACCTGTTTGGGTGTATGATGGCGATGCCTTTGTTGCGGCACTGCCAGCACCCTTGACCCGATTTTCCTACGGGATTGATTTTGATTTAGCAGCGATTGGTAATCAGTGGCACAGCTGGTGTCCAGCGCAGGAAAGTTTTGCTCAAGCGATCGCGCCCGCCCGCACTTTTGGACTCGCTCACCAAATTGAGCAACTGCAAACCGCAGGTTTAATAAAAGGCGGAAGTCTAGACAATGCGCTGGTTTGCGGTTCTCAAGGTTGGATTAATCCTCCTTTGAGATTTTCAAATGAGCCAGCACGTCATAAACTTTTAGACTTAGTAGGGGATTTAAGTTTACTGGGAGATTTTCCTGTAGCGCATATCCTGGCTTACAAAGCTAGCCATAACCTACACATCCAACTCGCCCAGCAGCTAGCCCAAAAAATGAATGTTAAGGGCTGA
- a CDS encoding BamA/TamA family outer membrane protein — protein sequence MRLSPFLLAVFSASSAFGLSFPARAETVNSTAEAPEAAALWADYVKTQTAVNSDAAVGTTTLGAVSQPVGNVIATVSPPDQTAVNSDAAVSQPVGNVIVPVSPPETMGAVESPQKLPVLSQTPITPNPAPTPATEPVTPERGTESLPQQETPNRIEFDLTPGAPSQPSIDVPTPPPTVEPAPTPENIQPSPAPAPAPDPDVPEARVLVGEVVVSGVEGELENEVYEAISTRPGRTASRSQLQEDVNAIYATGFFRNVTVEPEDTPLGVRVTFLVEPNPVLRSVVVTPVPAEQPSRAVPQKVIDDIFGPQYGTTLNLRRFQEAVKRLNQWYKENGYDLAQVVAAPQIGEDGTVRLDVAEGLIEDIQVRYINKEGETTNEEGGPIRGRTREFIITRELELEAGEVFNRRTAEQDLRRVFRLGIFEDVRLSFAPGKDPRRVVVNVDVIEKNTGSIAAGAGISSASGLFGTISYQEQNLGGNNQKLGAELQVGQREVLFDVNFTDPWIAGDPYRTSYTVNGFRRRSISLIFDGGENDIELPNGDRPRILRLGGGVTFTRPLNRNPLATSEWVGSLGLQYQRVSVRDSDGDLSPEDELGNDLSFSGEGKDDIFSVQLGLIRDRRNNPLQPTAGSLLRLGVEQTIPVGLGNIFLNRLRGSYSYYIPVKYTNFAQGAQALAFNVQAGTAIGDLPPYEAFSLGGSNSVRGFEEGDVGSGRSFIQATAEYRFPIFSIVGGALFVDIGTDLGTGGSVPGDPAGVRDKPGSGIGAGLGVRVQSPLGPIRIDYGFNNEGGSRLHFGIGERF from the coding sequence ATGCGCTTATCTCCTTTCTTATTGGCGGTTTTTTCTGCCTCATCTGCCTTTGGTTTATCATTCCCTGCTAGGGCAGAAACTGTAAACTCTACGGCGGAAGCTCCCGAAGCAGCTGCTTTGTGGGCTGATTATGTCAAAACTCAGACAGCAGTTAATAGTGATGCTGCTGTTGGCACCACAACACTTGGCGCTGTTTCTCAACCTGTTGGCAATGTCATAGCGACCGTAAGCCCTCCAGATCAGACAGCAGTTAATAGTGATGCTGCTGTTTCTCAACCTGTTGGCAATGTAATAGTCCCCGTAAGCCCCCCAGAGACGATGGGAGCTGTTGAGTCGCCCCAGAAATTGCCCGTACTCAGCCAAACTCCTATAACCCCAAACCCAGCCCCCACGCCTGCAACAGAGCCAGTGACTCCAGAACGAGGCACCGAATCGTTACCACAACAAGAGACACCGAATCGAATTGAATTCGATCTCACCCCAGGAGCGCCCTCACAGCCAAGTATTGATGTGCCTACGCCCCCACCAACTGTGGAACCTGCTCCCACCCCTGAAAATATTCAACCTTCTCCTGCGCCAGCGCCAGCCCCCGACCCTGATGTGCCAGAAGCGCGAGTGCTGGTTGGCGAAGTCGTAGTTAGCGGCGTTGAAGGAGAACTGGAAAACGAAGTCTATGAGGCAATTAGCACCCGCCCTGGACGGACTGCCAGCCGCAGCCAGTTACAGGAAGATGTGAATGCCATCTACGCCACAGGCTTTTTCAGGAACGTCACAGTAGAGCCAGAGGATACACCTTTGGGCGTGCGCGTCACCTTTTTGGTGGAGCCTAACCCGGTGCTGCGAAGCGTGGTAGTTACTCCTGTGCCTGCCGAACAACCCAGTCGTGCCGTACCCCAAAAAGTTATAGATGACATCTTTGGGCCTCAGTATGGCACCACCCTTAACCTCCGCCGCTTTCAAGAAGCTGTTAAGAGATTAAACCAGTGGTACAAAGAAAACGGCTATGACCTAGCACAGGTGGTTGCCGCACCCCAGATTGGCGAAGATGGCACGGTACGTCTAGATGTAGCAGAAGGGCTAATTGAAGATATACAAGTCCGCTATATCAACAAGGAAGGTGAGACAACTAACGAGGAAGGGGGCCCTATCCGGGGTCGTACCCGCGAATTTATTATTACGCGAGAGCTGGAGTTAGAAGCTGGGGAGGTTTTTAACCGGAGGACTGCGGAACAGGATCTGCGACGAGTCTTTCGCTTAGGCATCTTTGAAGATGTGCGGCTTTCGTTTGCTCCCGGTAAAGATCCGCGCCGAGTCGTTGTCAATGTGGACGTAATTGAAAAGAATACCGGATCTATCGCAGCAGGTGCAGGTATTAGTTCCGCTAGCGGGTTATTTGGCACGATCAGCTATCAAGAACAAAATCTGGGCGGCAATAACCAGAAACTGGGGGCAGAGTTGCAGGTAGGTCAACGGGAGGTGTTGTTTGATGTCAACTTCACAGATCCTTGGATTGCTGGCGATCCCTACCGCACTTCCTACACTGTTAATGGGTTCAGACGGCGGTCGATTTCGCTGATTTTTGATGGCGGTGAAAACGATATTGAATTGCCAAATGGCGATCGCCCGCGCATTCTAAGACTCGGCGGCGGTGTCACCTTTACTCGTCCTCTAAACAGAAATCCTCTTGCCACTTCTGAATGGGTAGGCAGTTTGGGCTTGCAGTATCAACGGGTTTCGGTCCGCGATTCCGATGGCGACCTTAGCCCAGAGGATGAACTAGGCAACGACCTGAGCTTTAGTGGAGAAGGCAAAGACGACATATTTAGCGTTCAGCTGGGATTAATACGCGATCGCCGCAATAACCCTCTGCAACCCACCGCTGGGTCGCTGCTGCGGTTAGGCGTTGAGCAGACTATCCCTGTAGGACTCGGCAACATCTTCCTAAATCGTCTGCGGGGTAGCTACAGCTACTACATTCCAGTTAAATACACTAACTTTGCCCAAGGCGCACAAGCTCTCGCTTTTAACGTTCAAGCGGGGACAGCAATCGGCGATTTACCTCCCTATGAAGCTTTTTCCCTCGGCGGTAGTAACTCTGTGCGGGGTTTTGAAGAAGGGGATGTTGGCAGCGGTCGCAGTTTTATCCAAGCAACGGCAGAATATCGATTCCCCATTTTCTCGATTGTCGGCGGCGCTCTGTTTGTCGATATAGGTACTGACTTGGGTACGGGTGGTAGCGTCCCTGGAGACCCCGCTGGAGTGCGGGATAAGCCGGGAAGCGGTATTGGTGCCGGTCTTGGTGTCCGGGTGCAATCTCCCCTCGGGCCGATTAGAATCGACTACGGTTTTAATAATGAAGGTGGCAGTCGTCTCCACTTTGGGATTGGGGAGAGATTTTAA
- the purC gene encoding phosphoribosylaminoimidazolesuccinocarboxamide synthase has product MSAQHISLYEGKAKILYATDDPNILLAHFKDDATAFNAKKRGQIVGKGEINCTISSHLFQLLEASGIPTHYIDTPAPNQMRVQALKIVPLEVVVRNIAAGSLCQQTGLPVGKVLPYPLVEFYFKNDDLGDPLLTRDRLLLLSLATPEQLDQLQSTALRINEILTDFFHKSRITLVDFKLEFGIDQQQQLRLGDEISPDTCRLWDESEEDPDRRVLDKDRFRRDLGQVEDAYQQVLKRVQETSRK; this is encoded by the coding sequence ATGTCTGCCCAACACATAAGCCTCTACGAAGGCAAAGCCAAAATTCTCTATGCCACAGACGATCCGAATATTCTGCTAGCTCACTTCAAAGACGATGCTACTGCCTTTAATGCCAAAAAGCGGGGTCAGATCGTTGGCAAAGGAGAGATTAACTGTACTATCTCTAGTCATTTGTTCCAGCTTTTGGAAGCATCAGGCATACCCACCCACTACATTGATACTCCGGCACCCAACCAAATGCGCGTTCAGGCGCTGAAAATTGTGCCGTTAGAAGTCGTAGTCAGGAACATTGCTGCGGGAAGTCTATGTCAACAGACAGGATTACCAGTAGGTAAAGTTTTACCTTATCCGCTGGTGGAATTTTATTTTAAAAATGACGATTTGGGAGATCCTTTGTTGACACGCGATCGCCTCTTATTATTGTCTTTAGCAACACCAGAACAGCTCGACCAATTACAGTCCACTGCCTTGCGAATCAACGAAATCCTCACAGACTTTTTCCACAAGTCTCGGATTACCCTAGTGGACTTCAAACTAGAGTTTGGCATTGACCAACAGCAGCAGCTGCGACTGGGAGATGAAATCAGCCCCGACACCTGCCGTCTTTGGGACGAGTCTGAAGAAGATCCTGATCGGCGGGTGCTGGATAAAGATCGGTTCCGCCGCGACTTAGGGCAGGTGGAAGATGCCTACCAGCAAGTTCTCAAGAGAGTTCAAGAGACAAGTAGAAAATAG
- a CDS encoding DUF7219 family protein, with translation MADRSDFLYPRSRYYGQVKPENLVFNANLQEFSQKVNYICNLETSGKISPTDAYEQIKNLWKQLKQTKKQLGIGEDPFQNSDENPADS, from the coding sequence ATGGCAGACCGCTCTGATTTTTTGTATCCAAGAAGTCGTTACTACGGTCAGGTGAAGCCGGAGAATTTGGTTTTCAACGCTAACCTACAAGAATTTTCTCAAAAGGTGAACTACATCTGCAACTTAGAAACTTCGGGCAAAATCTCACCTACAGATGCCTACGAACAGATTAAGAATCTCTGGAAACAGTTGAAACAAACAAAAAAGCAACTGGGAATTGGTGAAGACCCCTTCCAGAACAGCGACGAAAACCCAGCGGATTCTTAG